The genome window AATCGTTACACTTGTAAGGTTTCTGCTAGGTGCGACTTCTTGGTTCTGCTCAAACTTAATTCCGTCTGGTTTTAGCAATACCAATCTAGTTGCTTCTGGGCAAGATACTGTCAGAGAACGTTCAAGCATTCCATTCACTTTGTTAATTCTTCGTGGGTATACAGTGCAAGTATTGCTTAGATAATCTTCTCCTAACTTTAATTGGATACTACATAATCCTTCATTATCTAAAAAGGAGCATTTCAAATGTCTCATTTTCATTTTTGCCACGTTACTCGACGTTGGATTAGAACGATTTCGAATAACATTTTTTTCTAGCGCAGCTTTCATTTCAAGGTTGTCTACCCTTTTGTACTTTTTATAGGTTACTTCATCAATATCCACTCTCCATCCTGAACAGCAAGTGTCTTCGCAAGCAGAACCGATGCAAGAAAATTCTTTCATGTATTCAGGAATTAGCGTATCAACCATTTTGATTGTCATGAAGTAATCTCCTTTGAAGTAGTGTATTCTTTCCAAAGAGAAAATGGATGGATTGGTTCCGTTTTCTCTTTGGAAAAACTAACTATTGTATAAATGAAAAGGAATGGCGAACCATTCCTTTTCGGGTTTCAATCTATTAACGCAGCAGTTGCAGTACGCCTTGTGGTTGTTGGTTAGCTTGAGCCAACATAGCCTGAGCAGCTTGAGCAAGGATGCTGTTTTTCGTTTGGTTCATCATTTCTTTCGCCATATCTACGTCGCGAATACGGGATTCAGCAGCTGTCAAGTTCTCAGCAGCATTGTCTACGTTTGCGATGGAGTGTTCGAGGCGGTTTTGGTAAGCACCGAGCTTCGAACGTCCGGTAGAAATTTTTGCAATATTGTCATCCAGCAATTTAATCGTAGTTTCAGCATCAGTCTGAGTATCGATTTTACCTGCTTTAAGATCAGTTGTGATTTGATCCAACTTAATACCATCAGTAGTAAAGTCCAATTGAATTTTTTGATCTTTATTAGCACCAACATGAATCTCTACTTTACCAGCATTACCAGCAGAACCGTTTAGTAATTTCTGGGTATTAAACTCAGTATCTTTATTGATGCGCTCAATCTCTGTAGCCAAAGCAT of Brevibacillus choshinensis contains these proteins:
- a CDS encoding flagellin; the protein is MIINHNISAINTHRQLGVNTTNTSKSIEKLSSGLRINRAGDDAAGLSISEKMRGQIRGLEQSSRNAQDGISLIQTAEGALNEVHSIAQRMRELAVQSANDTNVAADRTSLQDEYNALATEIERINKDTEFNTQKLLNGSAGNAGKVEIHVGANKDQKIQLDFTTDGIKLDQITTDLKAGKIDTQTDAETTIKLLDDNIAKISTGRSKLGAYQNRLEHSIANVDNAAENLTAAESRIRDVDMAKEMMNQTKNSILAQAAQAMLAQANQQPQGVLQLLR